The following coding sequences lie in one Arachis ipaensis cultivar K30076 chromosome B05, Araip1.1, whole genome shotgun sequence genomic window:
- the LOC107643578 gene encoding uncharacterized protein LOC107643578 isoform X4, with protein MPNYHRPFPGGARKLFNIFGSSYCDENAKVEVAAAASQLNRAESEVKALRAMTQNDINSEKMEEVVLKKCWLARYWGLVAKYGQKVKEKCWKKSLLRHRLAASSSSVLFITVTAVRFCCCRILPLLLPPLLLPYSFWRWCSGNASKLSFCVCYFGSNLLL; from the exons ATGCCCAACTACCACCGACCATTTCCTGGTGGCGCAaggaaattatttaatatatttggGAGTTCCTACTGTGATGAG AATGCAAAAGTTGAAGTGGCAGCTGCTGCGAGCCAGCTAAATAGAGCTGAATCTGAAGTGAAAGCTCTTCGGGCAATGACACAGAATGATATTAACTCAGAAAAAATG GAGGAAGTTGTTCTTAAGAAGTGCTGGCTTGCTCGGTATTGGGGTTTAGTTGCAAAATATG GACAAAAAGTTAAGGAGAAATGCTGGAAAAAAAG CCTCCTCCGACACCGGCTAGCAGCCTCCTCTTCGTCGGTACTATTCATCACGGTTACTGCTGTCAGATTCTGCTGCTGTCGAATTCTGCCGTTGCTGTTGCCGCCGCTTCTGCTGCCCTATTCTTTTTGGCGTTGGTGCTCAGGTAATGCTTCTAAACTTTCCTTTTGTGTTTGTTATTTTGGTTctaatttgttattataa
- the LOC107643578 gene encoding coiled-coil domain-containing protein SCD2-like isoform X2: protein MPNYHRPFPGGARKLFNIFGSSYCDENAKVEVAAAASQLNRAESEVKALRAMTQNDINSEKMEEVVLKKCWLARYWGLVAKYDICADVAISKYELWSSLAPLPFEFVLSAGQKVKEKCWKKSLLRHRLAASSSSVLFITVTAVRFCCCRILPLLLPPLLLPYSFWRWCSGNASKLSFCVCYFGSNLLL, encoded by the exons ATGCCCAACTACCACCGACCATTTCCTGGTGGCGCAaggaaattatttaatatatttggGAGTTCCTACTGTGATGAG AATGCAAAAGTTGAAGTGGCAGCTGCTGCGAGCCAGCTAAATAGAGCTGAATCTGAAGTGAAAGCTCTTCGGGCAATGACACAGAATGATATTAACTCAGAAAAAATG GAGGAAGTTGTTCTTAAGAAGTGCTGGCTTGCTCGGTATTGGGGTTTAGTTGCAAAATATG ACATCTGTGCAGATGTTGCAATTTCAAAGTATGAACTTTGGTCATCATTAGCCCCTCTTCCTTTTGAGTTTGTTCTTTCTGCAGGACAAAAAGTTAAGGAGAAATGCTGGAAAAAAAG CCTCCTCCGACACCGGCTAGCAGCCTCCTCTTCGTCGGTACTATTCATCACGGTTACTGCTGTCAGATTCTGCTGCTGTCGAATTCTGCCGTTGCTGTTGCCGCCGCTTCTGCTGCCCTATTCTTTTTGGCGTTGGTGCTCAGGTAATGCTTCTAAACTTTCCTTTTGTGTTTGTTATTTTGGTTctaatttgttattataa
- the LOC107643578 gene encoding coiled-coil domain-containing protein SCD2-like isoform X1, translating to MPNYHRPFPGGARKLFNIFGSSYCDENAKVEVAAAASQLNRAESEVKALRAMTQNDINSEKMEEVVLKKCWLARYWGLVAKYDICADVAISKYELWSSLAPLPFEFVLSAGQKVKEKCWKKSRVNREGKEGDEVVCVVRIARKRKCVGRKLAGMRDARRELRWLAKRNGAREGAAVGRGATRWDRRSCGVRCGCATQGGEPR from the exons ATGCCCAACTACCACCGACCATTTCCTGGTGGCGCAaggaaattatttaatatatttggGAGTTCCTACTGTGATGAG AATGCAAAAGTTGAAGTGGCAGCTGCTGCGAGCCAGCTAAATAGAGCTGAATCTGAAGTGAAAGCTCTTCGGGCAATGACACAGAATGATATTAACTCAGAAAAAATG GAGGAAGTTGTTCTTAAGAAGTGCTGGCTTGCTCGGTATTGGGGTTTAGTTGCAAAATATG ACATCTGTGCAGATGTTGCAATTTCAAAGTATGAACTTTGGTCATCATTAGCCCCTCTTCCTTTTGAGTTTGTTCTTTCTGCAGGACAAAAAGTTAAGGAGAAATGCTGGAAAAAAAG TCGTGTGAATCGCGAGGGAAAGGAGGGTGATGAGGTGGTATGCGTCGTGCGAATCGCGAGGAAAAGGAAGTGCGTCGGTAGAAAATTGGCGGGGATGCGCGACGCGAGGAGAGAGCTGCGGTGGTTGGCTAAGCGGAACGGCGCAAGGGAGGGAGCTGCAGTGGGCAGAGGCGCCACACGTTGGGACAGAAGGAGTTGTGGCGTTCGGTGCGGCTGCGCAACGCAAGGAGGGGAGCCACGGTAG
- the LOC107643578 gene encoding uncharacterized protein LOC107643578 isoform X3, protein MPNYHRPFPGGARKLFNIFGSSYCDENAKVEVAAAASQLNRAESEVKALRAMTQNDINSEKMEEVVLKKCWLARYWGLVAKYGQKVKEKCWKKSRVNREGKEGDEVVCVVRIARKRKCVGRKLAGMRDARRELRWLAKRNGAREGAAVGRGATRWDRRSCGVRCGCATQGGEPR, encoded by the exons ATGCCCAACTACCACCGACCATTTCCTGGTGGCGCAaggaaattatttaatatatttggGAGTTCCTACTGTGATGAG AATGCAAAAGTTGAAGTGGCAGCTGCTGCGAGCCAGCTAAATAGAGCTGAATCTGAAGTGAAAGCTCTTCGGGCAATGACACAGAATGATATTAACTCAGAAAAAATG GAGGAAGTTGTTCTTAAGAAGTGCTGGCTTGCTCGGTATTGGGGTTTAGTTGCAAAATATG GACAAAAAGTTAAGGAGAAATGCTGGAAAAAAAG TCGTGTGAATCGCGAGGGAAAGGAGGGTGATGAGGTGGTATGCGTCGTGCGAATCGCGAGGAAAAGGAAGTGCGTCGGTAGAAAATTGGCGGGGATGCGCGACGCGAGGAGAGAGCTGCGGTGGTTGGCTAAGCGGAACGGCGCAAGGGAGGGAGCTGCAGTGGGCAGAGGCGCCACACGTTGGGACAGAAGGAGTTGTGGCGTTCGGTGCGGCTGCGCAACGCAAGGAGGGGAGCCACGGTAG
- the LOC107643578 gene encoding coiled-coil domain-containing protein SCD2-like isoform X5: MPNYHRPFPGGARKLFNIFGSSYCDENAKVEVAAAASQLNRAESEVKALRAMTQNDINSEKMEEVVLKKCWLARYWGLVAKYDICADVAISKYELWSSLAPLPFEFVLSAGQKVKEKCWKKRALRWSAVV, translated from the exons ATGCCCAACTACCACCGACCATTTCCTGGTGGCGCAaggaaattatttaatatatttggGAGTTCCTACTGTGATGAG AATGCAAAAGTTGAAGTGGCAGCTGCTGCGAGCCAGCTAAATAGAGCTGAATCTGAAGTGAAAGCTCTTCGGGCAATGACACAGAATGATATTAACTCAGAAAAAATG GAGGAAGTTGTTCTTAAGAAGTGCTGGCTTGCTCGGTATTGGGGTTTAGTTGCAAAATATG ACATCTGTGCAGATGTTGCAATTTCAAAGTATGAACTTTGGTCATCATTAGCCCCTCTTCCTTTTGAGTTTGTTCTTTCTGCAGGACAAAAAGTTAAGGAGAAATGCTGGAAAAAAAG GGCGTTGCGGTGGTCAGCAGTCGTGTGA